A genomic stretch from Hypnocyclicus thermotrophus includes:
- a CDS encoding DUF494 family protein — MKKEEKFLEVLSEVINTMLNPFDQDIEKLEKLIVEKLIKKGYSLHEINDILDEIFKTINKEKNRAVFRMLSPFELENLSDSARDYLLNLKNKMIISEEEFENILDEINFSYYFFELEDLKNLLSLKGISENITIN, encoded by the coding sequence ATGAAAAAAGAGGAAAAATTTTTAGAAGTTTTAAGTGAAGTCATTAATACAATGCTTAATCCTTTTGACCAAGATATAGAAAAACTCGAAAAATTAATTGTTGAAAAATTAATAAAAAAAGGTTATTCGTTGCATGAAATCAATGATATCTTAGATGAAATATTTAAAACTATTAATAAAGAGAAAAATAGAGCAGTATTTAGAATGTTGAGTCCATTTGAACTTGAAAATCTCTCAGATAGTGCTCGTGATTATCTACTTAATTTAAAAAATAAGATGATTATATCAGAAGAAGAATTTGAAAATATTTTAGATGAAATAAATTTTAGTTATTATTTTTTTGAGCTTGAGGACCTTAAAAATTTATTATCTTTAAAAGGAATATCTGAAAATATTACTATAAATTAA
- a CDS encoding GGDEF domain-containing protein encodes MKNKSKEHLKKIYKKILKEKIEKDVEIAHLNRVLELNKLLNFSLKLNDLLLNFSSFLYTIIPFKSIIFYIDENNIYDIKLNNKNFSILKRVDKLTSVEQQVKIEFLNNLNNLNCYLDYLILQLEPYKKSPIFFIKHNPSCFDIDTINLLKNFINMINPYIKNVLHYKKVNDLSNIDSLTNLYNRRFFFNYTEKRSSENYSIILADIDYFKKINDTYGHQAGDEILKKISKEFKTHFRNNDIICRYGGEEFLIYLENTSLETAINIANRIREIIENLNYNNIKFTVSMGVAKNDIKKHNNIDDVIKSADIALYIAKNSGRNRVCYYKEND; translated from the coding sequence ATGAAAAATAAATCAAAAGAACACTTAAAAAAGATTTATAAAAAAATATTAAAAGAAAAGATAGAAAAAGATGTTGAAATTGCTCATTTAAATAGAGTTTTAGAATTAAATAAATTACTAAATTTTAGTTTGAAACTAAATGACCTTTTATTAAATTTTTCATCTTTTCTTTACACAATAATTCCATTTAAATCAATTATTTTTTATATAGATGAAAATAATATATATGATATAAAATTAAATAACAAAAATTTTTCTATTTTAAAACGAGTCGATAAACTTACTTCCGTAGAACAACAAGTTAAAATAGAATTTTTAAATAATCTTAATAATTTAAACTGCTATTTAGATTATTTAATTCTTCAATTAGAGCCTTATAAAAAATCACCTATTTTTTTTATAAAGCATAATCCAAGTTGTTTTGATATAGATACTATTAATTTACTTAAAAATTTTATCAATATGATAAATCCATATATAAAAAACGTATTACATTATAAAAAAGTTAATGATTTATCAAATATTGACAGCTTAACAAATTTATATAATAGACGATTTTTCTTCAATTATACTGAAAAAAGGTCATCTGAAAATTATTCTATTATTTTAGCTGATATTGATTATTTCAAAAAAATTAATGATACTTATGGCCACCAAGCGGGTGACGAAATTCTTAAAAAAATTTCAAAAGAATTTAAAACACATTTTAGAAATAATGATATTATTTGCAGGTATGGTGGTGAAGAATTTTTGATATATTTAGAAAATACTTCTCTGGAAACAGCGATAAATATAGCAAATAGAATTAGAGAAATTATTGAAAATTTAAATTACAATAATATAAAATTTACAGTTAGTATGGGCGTCGCAAAAAATGATATAAAAAAACATAATAATATAGACGATGTTATAAAATCAGCAGATATTGCTTTATATATAGCAAAAAATAGTGGTAGAAATCGTGTTTGCTATTACAAGGAGAATGATTAA
- the dprA gene encoding DNA-processing protein DprA translates to MLDLYKLLINGIDSKTIMKIIENYNSLDELFAQDDISILKTLNITNFTLEKIYNSSKIDISKELEKLEKLKIKLISISDQNYPLLLKNISSPPPFLHVKGKIDFPEKSIGIVGTRKMSDYGKMAVEKFTKDLVNAGVTIISGLASGVDAVAHSRALKYNGSTIGVVANGLDKIYPEENRYLWEKMEEQGTIISEYPLGTEPFRWNFPERNRIIAGLSRGILVCESYKKGGSLITAKIAYEENREVFAVPGFFNYPSFEGCNQLIKKNIAKLVTKVDDIIEEFDWNLKRLDFDWNLSKKELIVYTSLLVPKTLDELILDTSLDFREILVQITQLELKNLVKSISGGKYQRIE, encoded by the coding sequence ATGTTAGATTTATACAAATTATTAATTAATGGGATTGACTCAAAAACTATAATGAAAATTATAGAAAATTATAATTCTTTAGATGAGCTTTTTGCTCAAGACGACATTTCTATTTTAAAAACACTAAATATTACAAATTTTACTCTAGAGAAAATTTATAATAGCAGTAAAATTGATATTTCAAAAGAATTAGAAAAATTAGAAAAGCTAAAAATTAAACTTATTTCTATTTCTGATCAAAATTATCCATTATTACTAAAAAATATATCCTCTCCTCCACCCTTTTTACATGTAAAAGGAAAAATTGATTTTCCTGAAAAAAGTATTGGTATTGTAGGAACTCGAAAAATGAGCGATTATGGAAAAATGGCTGTTGAAAAATTTACAAAAGATTTAGTTAATGCAGGTGTTACTATTATAAGTGGTTTAGCTAGCGGAGTGGATGCTGTTGCACATTCTAGAGCATTAAAATATAATGGAAGTACTATCGGAGTTGTTGCAAATGGTCTTGACAAAATTTATCCAGAAGAAAATAGATATCTCTGGGAAAAAATGGAAGAACAAGGAACTATAATTAGCGAATATCCTTTAGGAACCGAACCTTTTAGATGGAATTTTCCTGAAAGAAATAGAATCATCGCTGGTTTATCTAGAGGTATTTTAGTTTGTGAAAGTTATAAAAAAGGCGGTTCTTTAATTACAGCCAAAATTGCATATGAAGAAAATAGAGAAGTTTTTGCTGTTCCTGGTTTTTTTAATTATCCCTCTTTTGAAGGATGTAATCAATTAATCAAAAAAAACATAGCAAAGCTCGTTACTAAAGTAGATGATATTATAGAAGAATTTGATTGGAATTTAAAAAGACTAGATTTTGATTGGAATTTAAGTAAAAAAGAACTTATTGTATATACTTCACTACTTGTACCTAAAACTTTAGATGAACTTATATTAGATACAAGTTTAGATTTTAGAGAGATTCTTGTTCAAATAACTCAATTAGAATTGAAAAATCTTGTAAAAAGTATTTCTGGTGGAAAGTATCAAAGAATAGAGTAG
- a CDS encoding tetratricopeptide repeat protein, translated as MNRILIFLLFLIFLLFTTLSFTENFSTNSAITTNEFAEIDKLIKLNDYYGALFLLDSHLEDFPNDTKFIIKKINLFLDINRVSDAFEIAKKLFENNKTEKTYKAYLNVLSKLISTDNNYKDEYYTISKEYLSLVNYNDAKLIYEIGNNYIKDNKYNSALEIFLTDKSNYYKNVFGRALMYRFLGYYDKSIEEYKYLINNYPEIKESYFGIGVSYKLSGQFAEAVKNFNKYLEYNKSKEAYIAIAEIEIARNRYSAAKTTLELAKKDFPLSKEIENLLIEVYSNL; from the coding sequence ATGAATAGAATTTTAATATTTTTATTATTTTTAATATTTTTATTATTTACGACACTTAGTTTTACTGAAAATTTCTCCACAAATTCTGCTATTACTACAAATGAATTTGCAGAGATTGATAAATTAATAAAACTAAATGATTACTACGGTGCATTATTTCTTCTTGATTCACATTTAGAAGATTTTCCAAATGATACGAAATTTATTATAAAAAAGATAAATTTATTTTTAGATATTAATAGAGTATCTGATGCTTTTGAAATTGCAAAAAAATTATTTGAAAATAATAAAACAGAAAAAACTTATAAAGCGTATTTAAATGTCCTTTCTAAATTAATTTCTACCGATAATAACTATAAGGATGAATATTACACTATTTCAAAAGAATACTTATCATTAGTCAATTATAATGACGCTAAACTTATTTATGAAATAGGAAATAACTATATTAAAGATAATAAATATAATTCTGCATTAGAGATATTTTTAACTGATAAAAGTAATTATTATAAAAATGTTTTTGGTAGAGCTCTTATGTATAGATTTTTAGGTTATTATGATAAATCTATAGAAGAATATAAATATTTAATTAATAATTATCCTGAAATAAAAGAAAGTTATTTTGGAATAGGGGTTAGTTATAAATTAAGTGGTCAATTTGCTGAAGCAGTAAAAAATTTTAATAAATATTTAGAATATAACAAAAGCAAAGAAGCATATATTGCAATTGCAGAAATAGAGATCGCAAGAAATCGTTATAGTGCTGCGAAAACTACTCTTGAATTAGCAAAAAAAGATTTTCCTTTGTCAAAAGAAATTGAAAATCTTTTAATTGAAGTTTATTCAAATCTATAA